ccgttccccagacctgaatccaattgagcacatctgggacatcatgtctcgctccatccaccaacgccacgttgcaccacagactgtccaggagttggcggatgctttagtccaggtctgggaggagatccctcaggagaccatccgccacctcatcaggagcatgcccaggcgttgtagggaggtcatacaggcacatggaggccacacacactactgagcctcactTTGACTTGTtttaggacattacatcaaagttggatcagcctgtagtgtggttttccactttaattttgagtgtgactccaaatccagacctccattggttgataaattggatttccattgactttttttgtgtgattttgttgtcagcacattcaactatgtaaagaaaaaagtatttaataagattatttcattcattcagatctaggatgtgttattttagtgttccctttatttttttagcagtatatttccctcagattacatagacccacaaagaatttgaaaacaaatccaattttgagaATCCCCCATATCTATTGgctgaaataccagtgtgccatcacagcagcaacatttgtgttgccacaagaaaagggcaaccagtgaagacaacaaacaccattgtaaatacaacccatatttgtttTATACATAAACAATTGGCACATCATTATAACACTACATAgcaataatatgacatttgaaatgtgtctgttcctttgaaacttgtgagtgtaatgtttactgttcatttttgattgtttatttcactttagtttattatctatttcacttgctttgacaatgtaaacatatgttccccatgccaataaagcccatttgaATGTAATTGAATATAGAGAGGGTTGGGGGGAGGGGGACTGCAGACTTGTTCAATGTTACAGGTAAttatgctagcagatacccataggcTTCCACTTATTGTGCTAACACTATTTAGCATTTTCTCGAGAAACTaaccaacttccttcatactggacacagagatgTAAATGGTATCCACTAGTTCATCAGACTctgaggaagtagataaaggttctcattgccaaaatccagaaGTATCTCTTTAACAATATACCCTCTCTTTCAAAATGTGTcagcttgtaataaaagcatcaCATATTTAAAATATATTGAATATAGTGCCCCCCTTCAAATCACCCCCTGCTCTCAGTCTCACCTATGAGGTGTTGCAGGAGTAGGTCTCTGGGGGTTCTGTTGGGGTTATAGAAGAACCCTTGTTCCCCACAGACCAGGTAGAGGGCATCCACCAGGTGAGAGCCACACAGGTGCTGGGCGCTGGGAGCTGAGCAGACCCCCGGGGAAGACAGGACCAGCAGTAACAGAACAGACAGGGCCCATACTACCACAGCCATATacgatctggagggagagagagaccacagtaccACAGCTATATacgatctggagggagagagagaccacagtaccacagccatatacgatctggagggagagagagaccacagtaccacagccatatacgatctggagggagagagaccacagTACCACAGCTATATacgatctggagggagagagagaccacagtaccacagccatatacgatctggagggagagagaccacagTACCACAGCTATATacgatctggagggagagagagaccacagtaccacagccatatacgatctggagggagagagagaccacagtaccacagccatatacgatctggagggagagagagaccacagtaccACAGCCATATACGGtctggagggtgagagagaccaTAGTACCACAGCCATATacgatctggagggagagagagaccacagtaccacagccatatatgatctggagggagagagaccacagtaccacagccatatacgatctggagggagagagagaccacagtaccacagccatatatgatctggagggagagagagaccacagtaccacagccatatacgatctggagggagagagagaccacagtaccacagccatatacgatctggagggagagagaccacagtaccacagccatatatgatctggagggagagagagaccacagtaccacagccatatacgatctggagggagagagagaccatactACCACAGCCATATacgatctggagggagagagagaccacagtaccACAGTCATATacgatctggagggagagagagaccacagtaccACAGTCATATacgatctggagggagagagagaccacagtaccacagccatatacgatctggagggagagagagaccacagtaccACAGTCATATAcaatctggagggagagagagaccacagtaccacagccatatacgatctggagggagagagagaccacagtaccACAGTCATATACGatctggagggggagagagagaccacagtaccacagccatatacgatctggagggagagagagaccacagtaccacagccatatacgatctggagggag
This region of Salmo trutta unplaced genomic scaffold, fSalTru1.1, whole genome shotgun sequence genomic DNA includes:
- the LOC115190165 gene encoding insulin-like; amino-acid sequence: MAVVVWALSVLLLLVLSSPGVCSAPSAQHLCGSHLVDALYLVCGEQGFFYNPNRTPRDLLLQHLIGFLSKSRQGWRVKQEHPWKDHEDQKVKRGIVEQCCHKPCSFSHLQSYCD